The nucleotide sequence GCTTTGGTATTCTAAAGCGCTTCTTTTTCAACCAACTCCAGCATCTGTTCAGAAGTAAGAGGCCCAGGCACGCTCGCTTTAAGTTTTCCCTGAGAGAATAATGCGATAGTTGGCACCCCCATGACTTTATATTCGCTTACCAAATCAAGATGATCATCGACGTTCACTTTGATCACCAAGCACTTTCCTTCTAAAACCTTCTCCACTCTTTCTAACGCAGGCATCATGGCCATGCAAGGCGCACACCATTCTGCATAGAGATCAACAAGCACTGGCAAGTCAGAGGTCAGGATAAGCTCCTGAGGGTTAATTTGATTATTATTGT is from Cytophagaceae bacterium ABcell3 and encodes:
- a CDS encoding thioredoxin domain-containing protein; protein product: MKEHNNNQINPQELILTSDLPVLVDLYAEWCAPCMAMMPALERVEKVLEGKCLVIKVNVDDHLDLVSEYKVMGVPTIALFSQGKLKASVPGPLTSEQMLELVEKEAL